The genomic window AACAATTTCTCCTAATAGTAAAATTCCATCACTAACAACAGCTTTAACTTCATCTCGTTTCAGTTTTCTGACTCCTTCTTCTCGATTTTTGATATTTTTCCAATTAGCTGAGGGATAAATTTGAGGAATAATTTCTTGAGTAGTGGTTCCTGGTAAAAAGGCAATAGGAATATTATTGAGACTTCCGTTATAATCAAAGTTAGGGGCATCTTCTAATTTTACCAAAAATTGCGCTCCTGTCATGAAAAAAGGGACAGAAAAATCCACTCTTTTTGAACGAGTTTGAGTGATAGTTGTCGCTCCACACATAATATCAACATCTCCCCTTTGTACAATACGAAAACGACTATCTATGGTTGCTTCTCTGAGGTTTAATTTAATCGATTGATTGAGGTCTTTTTCTAATCTTTTGTGAATTAAATGGATCAGATCAACAGAGTATCCTGTCCATTTTCCTCTCTGATTAACATAACCGAAAGGAATGGCATCTTTTCTAACCCCTGCATTTAATTCTCCTGTCCGTTTAATTTTTTCTAAGACAGTTTCGGCTAAGGCAAAACTAGGAAAAATAGAACAGAAAATAAGAGTTATTAAAACCAAAATTAAGGATTTATTTTTCATTTGATAATTATTTAACTATAAACTGAAATCTTGCACCGAAACAAATAAACGTTAATAACGTAAGTAGTTTCTTAACGAAGTTCCCGCTAAGTGCGAACAGGGTTGTAAGAATATAGCTAACTGCTAATAGCTGAACACTTACAAACTAGCTAATTTAATCGAAGTGCAAGATATAAGTAGACTTAATTTTCTTAGACTTAGAAAATTTAATAAAGTTCCTATAAGTAATTTTAATTTAGAGATATTGGTTACTGATACATTAATATAATAGTTGGAAACAATAGCCGTTAATTCTTATTAGATAACAATTGCTCTATATTATTTTTAATTATTGTTTTTTGTTCTTGGTCGTATCCCCATTTATCTAAAAAACGCTTATAATTTCCCTCATCTTCAACAATAGTTTGTTTTAATTGTTCTAATTTTTGCTTGATTAATTCTAGATCCATTTGCTGAATCAAATTGCTAGTTCTTTGAAAAACCTGATCAGAACCTTGTGCTTTTTTTTCATCATTATTACGACGATGCGTGATCGCCATAGCAGAAGACATAGCTAGATTTTTAACTAATAGTTCACTAACAATATCGGGGGAGGTTTTCAAGGCATTAATTACCTCTTCGCTAGGATGATCAGATAAAGAAAGATGGCTAGTTAAATAGATAACAAAAAATCCCCTTGCCCCATTTTGACTACTGACTAAGGTGGTAATCATTTCTTCAACTTCATAATCTTTTAAGTGTTTCTCTACCATCGCTTCGAGTAGGGTTTCAGTTAACTGTAATGCGTTTTCAAAAGAAAGATTTTTAGGAATATGCCAGTTCATTTCAGTCAGTAATTTAAAATAAGTAATCAGGAATGACTATTGAGTTAAATTATCCTTAAAATATCTCACACAAGGGGCAAGGGTGATTAAATCCTCTATGTTTCTTTCCATAGTATAACAAATCTGATCTAGGGGTAGATCATTGGCATCATAGCCAAAGGGATCTTCTATTTCTATGCCAATGGCTTCAATGCCTAGTATAGTAAAGCTAATTAAAGCAACAATAGGGGCAGTCATCCAACCCAATTCATCAACAAATTGAAAAGGTAAGGTTAAACAATAAAGTAAGACTAATTGTTTTAAATGAATGGTATAAGCCAAAGGAATAGGCGTTTTTAAGATTCTTTCACAAGCGCCTAACACATCTACCATAGTATCTAATAATTTAAACATGGCAGTGAGTTGATACGAATTAATACATTGTTTTTCATATTGTTCTTGTAAATAATCACCGATCCAAAAAGCGATCTCTAAAGGTGGATGGTTCATTGTGAACAATTGATCGTACCATTTTTGTGGCAGAAACCTAGCCAATTCTTCATTAACGGGTTCGGAGCGTAAATGTAGCTTAGTCGCAATGGCAAAAGCAATCAATAGTCGTAACGTCGCTATTTTTTGAATGCGATCGCTGTTATCATTTTCCTTAACAGTTATCCATAACGTGCGAGATAAATTGCGAACTGTATTAATCAAAGTCCCCCAAAGTTTTCGGCCTTCCCAATATCTTTCGTAGGCAGTATTGGTGCGAAAAACTAACAGTAACCCCAATACAATCGTAGGAACTAATCCACTTTCCAAGGGCAAAGCTAAATTAATCCCAAAATGATACAAGATAGTAATGCCCAAGGCAAAAATGGCACTACAAAAAACACTAGGCACAATGGAGGGAATGACTGAACCTTGCCATTGCCAGATAAGACGAAACCAGGGGCGGTGATTAAGGTCTTGCGTCAATTTTCCCCTGTTCATCTGAATAGCCTATTTTTTATCTTTAACCTTGGGACGAGGAAACTTAGAAGCAGCATGAAATTGCAGAACCGGTTCATTTTTGAGGGCTTCTGTCATGAAACTACGCCAAATGGGTGCAGCATGACCCCCCCCAGTGATCCCTTTGCCCATAGCACGGTTAGCATCGTCTCCTACCCATACGGCGGTAGATAACTGGGGAACATACCCGACAAACCAGACGTTCCGTTCGTTATCGGTGGTTCCCGTTTTGCCTGCAGCCGGACGACCAATATTGGCAGCCCGTCCCGTTCCACTATTAATTACCCCTTGCAATACGGTGGTTAAGGAAGCAGTTGCCCAAGGATCAAGCACTAATTGGGGTTTAGGGGTATTATCAAGTAATGTGTTGCCCCGACTGTCTGTAATTTGGACAATAATAGTTGGATCAGAGTGCCATCCGTTACTAGCAAAGGTCGCGTAGGCGTTGGCCATTTCTAGGGGGGTGATGTCACCAGCACCCAAGGGAAGGGAAATGACGGGGCGCATGGGACTGTCTATACCTAAACGACGACACACTTCAATTACCTTACTAACCCCAACTTTTTGCCCCAGCACTACTGCCGGAACGTTCCGAGATTGAATCAAAGCAGCTTGGATAGACATGGCACCAGAATAACCCCCTCCGTAGTTTCTGGGGCTATACATACCGCTACCATCTCGATAACTAACGGGACTATCATTTACCACCGAACCGGGGGTATATTTGCCACTGGCAAAGGCAGTGTAGTAAACGAAGGGTTTAAAAGAAGAACCAGGTTGACGACGGGACTGAATAGCTCGGTTTAATTGACTTTTATCGTAGTCTACCCCACCAACAATAGCTTTGATAAAATGGGTTCGCGGATCGATAGCTACCAAGGCTACTTGTAAGTCTTTGGCATAAATACCCCGACCCCTTAAGTTACGATATCCTTGTTTAACCGTTTCTTGGGCTTTTTGCTGCATGAAGTAATCCACGGAGGTTTGAATCCGCATTCCGCCTTTGATGATTACCTCTTTGCTAAATTTATCTTGTAATTCCTGCATCACGGTATCGGTGACGTAGGGCAGTTTACTCCCTTGCCAAGAGGTAGGCTTTCCTACCCCTAGGGGGGCTTTGTGTGCCGTTTCTGCTTCTTCTGCCGTGATCCAACCTAAATCCGCCATACGGTCTAGAACCACCTTCTGCCGTTGCTTAGCGTTGGCATAGTTGTTAAAGGGACTATAGGTTTCTGGGGCTTGAATTAACCCGGCCATCAAAGCAGCTTCGGGTAGGTTCAACTCGGAGGCTGATTTATTAAAATAACTTTGGGCTGCGGTTTCGACTCCGTAATTATTGTGACCCCAATAGATGTTATTGAGGTACATTTCCATAATTTCGTCTTTATCAAAAACTTGTTCGACACGAATGGCCAGAACCGCTTCTGAGAGTTTACGGCTAAAGGTTCTATCTCTAGTTAGAAAGATATTTTTAACTAACTGCATGGTGAGAGTAGAAGCCCCTTCTACCACGCCACCGCTTTTCCAGTTAACCCAAAAAGCCCGCCCAATACTGGTGGGGTTAATACCGTGGTGTAAGTAAAAATGGCTGTCTTCGATAGCTAAAACAGCCCGTTTCAACTCAGGGGAAATTTTTTCGAGTTGGACGGCTTCTCGGTTCGCTTCTCCGTGGAGTCGAGATAAGAGCCGTCCTTTGATATCATAGACGTAACTGGTTTCTGATGGGGAATAGCTGTTTAAGGTTCGTACATCAGGAAGGTTGCGAAAGCTAATGGCTAAACCTACTAAACCTCCTGCGACAATGGAACTAGCTAAGAGACTTACGCTAAGAACCGTTCCCCCGGCGATGCGAAAAACCCCCTGGGTAAAAGAAGTTTCAGCATTAGGGGATTTTTTAGAATTTTGTTTCTGTCGAATAGTGCTAAACGACACGATGTTTAATTTCCTCACTCCGAAAGATCAATATCAATTTATATAAACAGGGATTTACAAGTTTATGATTTTTTAGTTGTTGATATAGTAGCTTACTAGAATTTTGCTAAGAGTCAATCCCTTGCATTTTTACATTATGGCGGTTTTTCTTTTGATTGGGTAGTCAGAAGCCCGTGGGAGGGGTGGGAAGTGTAAAAAGAAAATTAATCTTT from Crocosphaera subtropica ATCC 51142 includes these protein-coding regions:
- a CDS encoding amino acid ABC transporter substrate-binding protein is translated as MKNKSLILVLITLIFCSIFPSFALAETVLEKIKRTGELNAGVRKDAIPFGYVNQRGKWTGYSVDLIHLIHKRLEKDLNQSIKLNLREATIDSRFRIVQRGDVDIMCGATTITQTRSKRVDFSVPFFMTGAQFLVKLEDAPNFDYNGSLNNIPIAFLPGTTTQEIIPQIYPSANWKNIKNREEGVRKLKRDEVKAVVSDGILLLGEIVQQGNNIEDFVLLPSQPITRELYGCILPQKNPQWKQFVNVTILSPENRILQKEWFSINSGEFPYIIENNN
- a CDS encoding bestrophin family protein; this encodes MNRGKLTQDLNHRPWFRLIWQWQGSVIPSIVPSVFCSAIFALGITILYHFGINLALPLESGLVPTIVLGLLLVFRTNTAYERYWEGRKLWGTLINTVRNLSRTLWITVKENDNSDRIQKIATLRLLIAFAIATKLHLRSEPVNEELARFLPQKWYDQLFTMNHPPLEIAFWIGDYLQEQYEKQCINSYQLTAMFKLLDTMVDVLGACERILKTPIPLAYTIHLKQLVLLYCLTLPFQFVDELGWMTAPIVALISFTILGIEAIGIEIEDPFGYDANDLPLDQICYTMERNIEDLITLAPCVRYFKDNLTQ
- a CDS encoding transglycosylase domain-containing protein; its protein translation is MSFSTIRQKQNSKKSPNAETSFTQGVFRIAGGTVLSVSLLASSIVAGGLVGLAISFRNLPDVRTLNSYSPSETSYVYDIKGRLLSRLHGEANREAVQLEKISPELKRAVLAIEDSHFYLHHGINPTSIGRAFWVNWKSGGVVEGASTLTMQLVKNIFLTRDRTFSRKLSEAVLAIRVEQVFDKDEIMEMYLNNIYWGHNNYGVETAAQSYFNKSASELNLPEAALMAGLIQAPETYSPFNNYANAKQRQKVVLDRMADLGWITAEEAETAHKAPLGVGKPTSWQGSKLPYVTDTVMQELQDKFSKEVIIKGGMRIQTSVDYFMQQKAQETVKQGYRNLRGRGIYAKDLQVALVAIDPRTHFIKAIVGGVDYDKSQLNRAIQSRRQPGSSFKPFVYYTAFASGKYTPGSVVNDSPVSYRDGSGMYSPRNYGGGYSGAMSIQAALIQSRNVPAVVLGQKVGVSKVIEVCRRLGIDSPMRPVISLPLGAGDITPLEMANAYATFASNGWHSDPTIIVQITDSRGNTLLDNTPKPQLVLDPWATASLTTVLQGVINSGTGRAANIGRPAAGKTGTTDNERNVWFVGYVPQLSTAVWVGDDANRAMGKGITGGGHAAPIWRSFMTEALKNEPVLQFHAASKFPRPKVKDKK